The Rattus rattus isolate New Zealand chromosome X, Rrattus_CSIRO_v1, whole genome shotgun sequence genome has a window encoding:
- the LOC116889064 gene encoding 60S ribosomal protein L39-like, protein MGYSVSGVGKDKRDGEMAMKVNGNLKLTEILTMSSSHKTFRIKRFLAKKQKQNRPSPQWIRMKTDNKIRYNSKRRHWRRTKLSL, encoded by the exons ATGGGGTATTCAGTGTCAGGTGTGGGAAAGGacaagagagatggagagatggccatGAAAGTGAATGGAAATCTGAAACTTACAGAG ATCCTCACCATGTCTTCTTCTCACAAGACTTTCAGAATCAAGCGATTCCtggcaaagaaacaaaagcaaaatcgtCCTAGTCCTCAATGGATTCGGATGAAAACTGATAACAAAATCAGGTACAACTCTAAGAGAAGACACTGGAGGAGAACGAAGCTGAGTCTGTAA